In the genome of Flaviflexus ciconiae, one region contains:
- the pyk gene encoding pyruvate kinase has protein sequence MRRAKIVCTIGPATSSKEKTRELVEAGMNVARINASHGTHADHEETYRNVRAAAEETGKAVAILVDLQGPKIRLGNFADGSVILRKGDEFTITTEDILGDKDMVSTTFKGLPADCKPGDEILIDDGNILIKVKEVVGPRVITEVLVGGPVSNHKGVNLPGVAVSVPALSEKDKIDLEWALNLGADLIALSFVRSAKDIGDVYEVMDRVGRKVPVVAKIEKPQAVENLEEIVNVFDGLMVARGDLGVELPLEQVPTVQKRCIDLARRKSKPVIVATQVLESMITSPRPTRAEASDCANAILDGADAVMLSGETSVGQYPIECVNVMSDIISYTEQHGMENIAQLTGLRQTRNGIITRAALDIAEALDCRYAVTFTTSGLTARRMSRLRSPIPHLVFTPFESTRNTLALSWGVEAVIVPEVAHTDDMVNQVDNILRQKGLVEDDERVVIVSGMPPGTVGSTNSIRVHKIGETMPSRNIVGDFN, from the coding sequence ATGCGAAGAGCGAAAATTGTCTGCACCATTGGTCCTGCCACGTCCAGTAAGGAGAAGACGCGCGAACTGGTTGAAGCCGGTATGAATGTTGCGCGCATCAACGCCTCTCATGGAACGCACGCGGACCATGAGGAGACCTACCGGAACGTCCGTGCCGCGGCCGAGGAGACAGGGAAGGCCGTTGCCATCCTCGTTGACCTTCAGGGCCCCAAGATCCGTCTGGGTAATTTCGCCGACGGCTCCGTCATCCTCCGCAAGGGCGATGAGTTCACCATCACGACCGAAGACATCCTTGGCGACAAGGACATGGTCTCCACAACGTTTAAGGGACTGCCCGCCGACTGCAAGCCCGGCGACGAGATCCTGATCGACGACGGCAACATCCTCATCAAGGTGAAGGAAGTTGTTGGCCCACGCGTTATCACCGAGGTTCTGGTCGGTGGCCCGGTCTCCAACCATAAGGGCGTTAACCTGCCCGGCGTTGCCGTCTCCGTGCCGGCACTGTCCGAGAAGGACAAGATCGACCTCGAGTGGGCACTGAACCTCGGAGCCGACCTGATCGCCCTGTCGTTCGTCCGCTCCGCCAAGGACATCGGCGATGTCTACGAGGTCATGGACAGGGTCGGCCGCAAGGTTCCCGTCGTCGCAAAGATCGAAAAGCCCCAGGCTGTAGAGAACCTCGAAGAGATCGTCAACGTGTTTGACGGCCTCATGGTTGCTCGTGGCGACCTCGGCGTTGAGCTTCCGCTCGAGCAGGTCCCCACCGTCCAGAAGCGTTGCATCGATCTAGCGCGCCGCAAGTCGAAGCCCGTGATCGTCGCCACCCAGGTTCTCGAGTCGATGATCACCAGCCCGCGCCCGACGCGTGCAGAGGCATCCGACTGCGCCAACGCGATCCTCGACGGTGCTGACGCTGTCATGCTGTCCGGTGAGACCTCGGTCGGTCAGTACCCGATCGAATGCGTCAACGTCATGAGCGACATCATCTCGTACACCGAGCAGCACGGCATGGAGAACATTGCTCAGCTGACCGGCCTGCGCCAGACCCGCAACGGCATCATCACCCGCGCGGCCCTCGACATTGCCGAGGCTCTCGACTGCCGCTACGCCGTCACGTTCACCACGTCGGGCCTCACCGCCCGCCGCATGTCGCGCCTGCGGTCCCCGATCCCGCACCTCGTCTTCACCCCGTTCGAGTCGACGAGGAACACTCTCGCGCTCTCGTGGGGTGTTGAGGCCGTCATCGTTCCCGAGGTCGCACACACTGACGACATGGTGAACCAGGTCGATAACATCCTGCGCCAGAAGGGTCTCGTAGAGGACGACGAGCGCGTTGTTATTGTCTCGGGTATGCCCCCGGGTACCGTTGGTTCCACGAACTCAATCAGGGTCCACAAGATTGGTGAGACCATGCCGAGTAGGAACATTGTGGGAGATTTCAACTAG
- a CDS encoding chorismate-binding protein produces the protein MTTRISDWGEIFPGREDFVTLAATRRVVPVAVRLLVDDTSPSSIYRKLAMGRPGSFILESAEQDYWSNWSFVGVSSSASLTARDGQASWSGDVPDGLLTEGSTIELLSGALAQLKSEPLDGMPPLTGGLVGVLGWDVLYDWEPTLKKNAPSEHGTPDVAMCLTEELVAIDHRRGVVWLIANAVNRNGRPEGAEAAYDRALVKIEDMKAALQAPVPARAYGRGSTAPSEPVMRVSSEEFQNAVRQGQQHITDGDVFQVVLSQRADIDCTADPLDVYLVLRSINPSPYMYYFNLEDDRGGFSVVGSSPETLMAVREGVVRTFPIAGSRPRGATPAEDREMSEELLKDPKEISEHVMLVDLSRNDLAKVSKPGTVEVTELMDIARFSHIMHITSTVTGELRDGVSAVEALAATFPAGTLSGAPKTRAIEIIDTLEPARRGIYGGVAGYFDFAGNADLAIAIRTAIIENGRASVQSGAGIVADSVPKTEDIETRNKAAAAVRAIQIANTLVS, from the coding sequence GTGACGACACGAATCTCTGACTGGGGTGAGATCTTCCCGGGGAGGGAAGACTTCGTAACGCTGGCAGCAACAAGGCGCGTTGTGCCCGTGGCTGTGCGACTACTCGTTGACGACACATCCCCATCCAGCATCTACCGAAAGCTGGCCATGGGCCGACCGGGCTCCTTTATCCTCGAGTCCGCAGAACAGGACTACTGGTCCAACTGGTCATTCGTGGGAGTGTCCTCCTCGGCATCCCTGACGGCACGCGACGGCCAGGCATCCTGGTCCGGAGATGTTCCCGACGGCCTGCTGACCGAAGGCTCGACCATCGAGCTCCTGTCAGGCGCTCTTGCGCAACTCAAGTCGGAACCACTGGATGGCATGCCGCCCCTGACCGGCGGACTGGTCGGCGTTCTCGGATGGGATGTTCTCTACGACTGGGAGCCGACCCTGAAGAAAAACGCTCCGTCCGAGCACGGCACACCCGACGTTGCCATGTGCCTGACCGAAGAGCTCGTCGCAATCGACCACCGCAGGGGCGTCGTCTGGCTGATCGCCAATGCGGTTAACCGCAACGGACGTCCCGAAGGTGCCGAGGCGGCCTACGACCGGGCTCTCGTAAAAATCGAGGACATGAAGGCAGCGTTACAGGCTCCCGTGCCGGCGAGGGCGTACGGACGGGGATCCACCGCGCCATCAGAACCCGTCATGCGAGTGAGCTCCGAGGAGTTCCAGAACGCCGTCCGCCAGGGCCAGCAGCACATTACCGACGGTGATGTCTTCCAGGTGGTCCTATCGCAGCGCGCGGATATTGACTGCACAGCGGATCCGCTCGACGTTTATCTCGTCCTGCGTTCCATCAACCCGTCGCCGTACATGTACTACTTCAACCTCGAAGACGATCGCGGGGGATTCTCCGTCGTCGGTTCGAGTCCGGAGACGCTGATGGCGGTGCGGGAAGGCGTTGTGCGTACCTTCCCGATCGCCGGATCGCGCCCCCGCGGAGCCACGCCGGCAGAAGACCGGGAAATGTCCGAGGAACTGTTGAAGGATCCCAAGGAGATTTCCGAGCACGTCATGCTCGTTGACCTGTCCCGCAACGACCTGGCGAAGGTTTCGAAGCCAGGCACGGTTGAAGTCACCGAGCTCATGGATATCGCCCGCTTCTCCCACATTATGCACATTACCTCCACGGTCACAGGAGAGCTGAGGGACGGCGTGAGCGCCGTTGAGGCACTGGCCGCAACGTTCCCGGCGGGAACCCTGTCCGGTGCTCCGAAGACCCGTGCTATTGAAATCATTGACACGCTCGAGCCGGCACGGCGCGGGATCTACGGGGGAGTGGCAGGCTACTTCGACTTCGCGGGTAACGCAGATCTGGCGATCGCAATCCGTACTGCGATCATCGAAAACGGTCGCGCCTCGGTCCAGTCCGGTGCGGGAATCGTTGCCGACTCCGTACCGAAGACGGAAGACATCGAGACGAGGAACAAGGCGGCCGCCGCCGTGCGTGCCATCCAGATCGCTAACACGCTTGTCTCATAG
- the trpA gene encoding tryptophan synthase subunit alpha — protein MRAAEKIDAAKAKGGAAFVAYLPTGYPSVQGSADAAIAVVESGADIIELGLPYSDPSMDGPIIQKTTQEALANGFKVKDLFGVVEQVAATGAAVEVMTYFNLVHRYGVDRFARDFKNAGGAGLITPDLIPEEAGEWIAASDEYGLDRIFLVAPSSRPERLKLTADASTGFVYAASTMGVTGARAQVDDRARKLVADTRYAGGERVCVGLGVSTREQAAEIAEYADGVIVGSALIHALSEDPSLRKLRDLATELAAGSHREG, from the coding sequence ATGAGGGCAGCAGAGAAAATCGATGCCGCCAAGGCAAAGGGCGGGGCAGCATTCGTCGCCTATCTTCCGACCGGATATCCGTCAGTTCAGGGAAGTGCCGACGCGGCCATAGCCGTTGTCGAATCCGGTGCCGACATCATTGAGCTTGGACTGCCGTACTCGGATCCGAGCATGGATGGCCCGATCATTCAGAAGACCACCCAGGAAGCCCTCGCAAACGGCTTCAAGGTCAAGGACCTGTTCGGAGTGGTCGAGCAGGTTGCCGCCACGGGCGCAGCCGTTGAGGTCATGACGTACTTCAACCTCGTCCACCGCTACGGCGTCGATAGGTTCGCGCGCGACTTCAAGAACGCCGGCGGAGCCGGCCTCATCACGCCCGACCTCATTCCCGAGGAGGCGGGGGAGTGGATCGCAGCCTCGGACGAATACGGCCTCGACCGAATCTTCCTGGTCGCACCATCATCGCGTCCTGAGCGCCTCAAGCTCACGGCCGATGCCTCGACCGGCTTCGTCTACGCCGCGTCAACGATGGGTGTGACGGGCGCCCGCGCGCAGGTCGATGATCGGGCACGCAAGCTGGTCGCCGATACTCGCTACGCAGGCGGGGAACGCGTCTGCGTGGGCCTTGGTGTATCGACGCGAGAGCAGGCGGCCGAGATCGCCGAATACGCGGATGGTGTTATTGTGGGCTCCGCACTAATCCATGCGCTTTCGGAGGACCCGAGCCTTCGGAAGCTCCGCGATCTGGCAACGGAACTCGCTGCCGGATCCCACCGCGAAGGGTGA
- a CDS encoding NUDIX domain-containing protein, protein MTDRKYDGHTLINSETIYEGNVFSFVSDEIRLSGQDKVLRREYIAHPGAVAIVPLRETENGPEVLMLSQYRHPVGAILWEVPAGLLDKEGEDPLLAAQRELAEEAGLEAKTWHVLIDQFSSPGCLSESLRIYLARDLTESSLEYERTEEEADMQYRWIPLTQAVAEIHAGYIHNATTINGVLAAVSALAGYGELRDPSASWLR, encoded by the coding sequence GTGACAGACCGCAAGTATGACGGACACACCCTCATAAATTCCGAGACCATCTATGAAGGCAACGTCTTCTCATTCGTTTCAGACGAAATCCGGCTCTCCGGACAGGACAAGGTTCTCCGTCGCGAATACATTGCACACCCCGGTGCGGTTGCCATCGTTCCCCTCCGGGAGACCGAGAACGGACCGGAGGTGCTCATGCTCTCCCAATACCGCCACCCCGTGGGGGCGATCCTCTGGGAAGTCCCCGCCGGTCTTCTCGACAAAGAAGGTGAAGACCCCCTCCTTGCGGCGCAGCGCGAACTCGCAGAAGAAGCAGGGCTCGAAGCCAAAACCTGGCATGTCCTCATCGACCAGTTCTCCTCACCCGGTTGCCTCTCCGAATCCCTCCGGATCTACCTCGCCCGCGACCTCACCGAGTCATCACTCGAGTACGAGCGAACCGAAGAAGAAGCCGATATGCAGTATCGCTGGATTCCGCTCACGCAGGCAGTCGCAGAAATCCACGCCGGGTACATCCACAATGCCACCACCATCAACGGAGTCCTCGCCGCCGTATCAGCCCTCGCCGGCTACGGGGAACTTCGAGACCCGTCAGCGTCCTGGCTACGCTAG
- the trpB gene encoding tryptophan synthase subunit beta: protein MKASELTGPYFGEFGGRYIPEALMAALDDLTDGWEKLKADPAFLEELAELQKTYTGRPSIITEVPRFAEHCGGARVILKREDLNHTGSHKINNVLGQALLTRSLGKTRVIAETGAGQHGVATATAAALLGLECTIYMGAEDIRRQALNVARMRLLGAEVVSVHQGSSTLKDAINEAFREWVASVDTTNYIFGTAAGPHPFPALVRDLQKIIGEEARQQVLDLTGSLPDAVLACVGGGSNAIGTFTAFLENEDVRLIGLEAAGEGMESGRHAAPITVGDVGVLHGAKTYLLQDEDGQTLASHSISAGLDYPGVGPEHSYLASIKRAEYEPVTDAEAMEAFALLSRTEGIIPAIESAHALAGAIRFGKENPDSTILVCLSGRGDKDVATAADWFGLDGSATREVH from the coding sequence ATGAAGGCAAGCGAACTGACTGGCCCCTACTTTGGTGAATTCGGCGGCAGGTACATTCCCGAGGCGCTCATGGCGGCGCTGGACGATCTGACCGACGGGTGGGAGAAGCTCAAGGCTGACCCCGCCTTCCTCGAGGAGCTCGCCGAGCTCCAGAAAACGTACACGGGACGCCCCTCGATCATCACCGAGGTGCCGCGCTTTGCCGAGCACTGCGGCGGTGCCCGCGTCATCCTCAAGCGCGAGGATCTCAACCATACGGGTTCGCACAAGATCAACAACGTTCTTGGCCAGGCCCTTCTGACCCGCAGCCTCGGCAAGACCCGTGTCATTGCGGAGACCGGGGCCGGACAGCACGGAGTTGCCACGGCAACTGCCGCCGCCCTTCTCGGGCTTGAGTGCACGATCTACATGGGTGCCGAGGACATTCGCCGCCAGGCCCTCAACGTCGCCCGCATGCGACTGCTCGGCGCCGAGGTCGTTTCTGTCCACCAGGGTTCCTCCACGCTGAAGGACGCGATCAACGAAGCGTTCCGCGAATGGGTGGCTAGCGTCGATACGACCAACTACATCTTCGGTACGGCCGCAGGCCCGCACCCGTTCCCGGCCCTCGTCCGCGATCTGCAGAAGATCATTGGTGAAGAGGCACGCCAGCAGGTTCTCGACCTGACCGGATCCCTGCCGGATGCCGTTCTGGCGTGCGTCGGTGGCGGCTCTAACGCCATCGGCACCTTCACGGCATTCTTGGAGAATGAGGATGTTCGCCTCATCGGTCTCGAGGCCGCCGGTGAAGGCATGGAGAGCGGCAGGCACGCGGCGCCGATCACCGTCGGTGACGTGGGCGTTCTGCACGGCGCGAAGACCTACCTGCTTCAGGACGAAGACGGTCAAACGCTCGCGTCCCATTCGATTTCCGCGGGTCTCGACTACCCGGGGGTCGGCCCCGAACACTCCTACCTGGCATCCATCAAGCGCGCCGAATACGAGCCGGTGACGGATGCTGAGGCGATGGAAGCCTTTGCCCTGCTGTCTCGAACCGAGGGAATCATTCCCGCCATCGAATCCGCACACGCCTTGGCCGGAGCCATTCGCTTCGGTAAGGAAAACCCGGATTCCACGATTCTCGTCTGCCTCTCGGGCAGGGGAGACAAGGATGTAGCTACGGCCGCTGACTGGTTTGGGCTGGACGGTTCCGCGACGCGAGAGGTGCACTGA
- a CDS encoding PH domain-containing protein — MDAALVTQWTFFEEVPIPSDVASLLVEGEEPYAAFKTFRDSAIFTSKRLIVRDSQGMTGKKVEIYSVPYSSINMWSTENAGRLDMNAEIELWTRAGHIKISVGKKIDVRRIDMLIANSVLLNS; from the coding sequence ATGGATGCTGCTCTGGTTACTCAGTGGACTTTCTTCGAGGAGGTTCCGATCCCTTCGGACGTTGCGTCGTTGCTTGTGGAGGGGGAAGAGCCATATGCAGCTTTCAAGACTTTCCGTGATTCCGCGATTTTTACGTCTAAGCGGCTTATTGTCCGTGACTCTCAGGGCATGACGGGTAAGAAGGTTGAGATCTATTCCGTTCCCTATTCGTCGATCAATATGTGGTCGACCGAGAACGCCGGGCGACTAGACATGAATGCCGAGATTGAGTTGTGGACCCGGGCAGGACATATCAAGATCAGCGTTGGCAAGAAGATCGACGTTCGGCGCATTGACATGCTTATTGCCAACAGCGTTCTCTTGAACAGCTAG
- the lgt gene encoding prolipoprotein diacylglyceryl transferase, protein MLSLSIPSPSEGVWMIGPLPLRAYAIAILIGIVVAWWVLEKRYRRKGGPAEVSLDVAVWMVVFGIVGARLYHIFTTPDPYFGENGDLTKIFRVWEGGLGIWGAVALGAVGAWIGLKRRGLRIAPFADALAPGMLLAQAIGRLGNYFNQELYGKPTDLPWGLEIDPENIVGGYPDGTLFHPTFLYELIWCLIGAVALVALERKFNLRGGQTFWAYIMIYTLGRVWIENLRIDEAEMVLGLRLNVWTSIIIFALAAVMFAWRTKVVRERDDADDIYLPGHGPQTDPDADSADSAASAESASSAEGATATSADSPTESSDSDNSEAEAFGESDRSAKNAAKHRASSATRAEAKDENTETEK, encoded by the coding sequence ATGCTTTCACTATCAATCCCGTCCCCGTCCGAAGGGGTGTGGATGATCGGTCCGCTACCTTTGCGGGCCTACGCCATCGCCATTCTCATTGGCATCGTTGTCGCCTGGTGGGTGCTGGAAAAGCGCTACCGCCGCAAGGGCGGCCCGGCCGAAGTCAGCCTCGATGTGGCTGTGTGGATGGTGGTATTCGGAATTGTGGGGGCCCGGCTCTACCACATCTTCACAACGCCCGACCCGTACTTTGGTGAGAACGGCGACCTGACAAAGATCTTTCGAGTCTGGGAAGGCGGGCTCGGTATCTGGGGAGCCGTCGCACTCGGTGCCGTGGGAGCCTGGATTGGGCTGAAGCGACGCGGTCTGCGAATAGCTCCCTTTGCGGATGCTCTTGCCCCCGGTATGCTTCTCGCTCAGGCGATCGGCCGACTCGGAAACTACTTCAACCAGGAGCTCTACGGTAAGCCGACAGACCTGCCCTGGGGGCTGGAGATCGACCCGGAGAACATCGTTGGGGGATACCCGGACGGGACTCTCTTCCATCCGACGTTCCTGTACGAACTGATCTGGTGCCTCATTGGCGCCGTTGCCCTCGTGGCCCTGGAACGCAAGTTCAACCTCCGCGGAGGCCAAACCTTCTGGGCCTACATCATGATCTACACGCTGGGCCGCGTATGGATTGAAAACCTCCGCATCGACGAAGCAGAAATGGTTCTCGGGCTCAGACTCAACGTCTGGACCTCGATCATCATCTTCGCTCTCGCAGCCGTCATGTTCGCCTGGCGCACCAAGGTCGTGCGCGAACGCGACGACGCCGACGACATCTACCTGCCCGGGCACGGCCCGCAGACCGATCCGGACGCGGACTCCGCAGACAGCGCGGCCTCGGCAGAAAGTGCGTCGTCTGCTGAAGGTGCCACGGCCACCTCAGCGGACAGTCCTACCGAATCTTCGGATTCCGATAACTCGGAAGCTGAAGCGTTTGGCGAAAGCGATAGGTCAGCCAAGAACGCCGCCAAACACCGGGCGTCCTCCGCGACACGCGCGGAGGCGAAGGATGAAAATACGGAGACTGAGAAGTAG
- a CDS encoding uridine kinase family protein translates to MKIGIVDHIAELTTREGNRPIIVTVDGFSGSGKTSLAEGIARELNSRGRGYGTLLLEVELWARGWGDLAGGVRRVNDVVEGLQSGPIETQTWNWWTETLEDPIVLKPKPVILVVGSGSGQIHSDLAIWLDAPRDTRRERVARRDPYDWSDHWEEWESQELGLLEVHDSRAHADIQIGTTNNDRG, encoded by the coding sequence ATGAAGATCGGGATCGTCGACCATATTGCGGAACTTACCACGCGTGAGGGTAACCGCCCCATTATTGTCACGGTCGACGGATTCTCCGGTTCCGGTAAAACCAGTCTCGCCGAAGGAATAGCGCGAGAACTCAACAGCCGCGGCCGCGGCTACGGCACCCTCCTCCTCGAGGTCGAGCTGTGGGCGCGTGGGTGGGGTGATCTCGCTGGCGGAGTCCGCCGCGTCAACGACGTTGTCGAAGGGCTTCAGAGCGGCCCAATCGAAACCCAAACCTGGAACTGGTGGACGGAAACGCTCGAGGACCCCATCGTTCTCAAGCCCAAGCCTGTCATTCTCGTGGTCGGCTCCGGCTCTGGCCAGATCCACTCCGATCTGGCCATTTGGCTCGATGCTCCACGGGATACTCGCCGCGAGCGCGTTGCTCGACGCGATCCGTACGACTGGTCGGATCACTGGGAGGAATGGGAAAGCCAGGAACTGGGTCTCCTGGAAGTTCATGATTCCCGGGCCCACGCTGATATACAGATCGGCACAACAAACAACGATCGTGGGTGA
- the hisF gene encoding imidazole glycerol phosphate synthase subunit HisF, producing the protein MGVALRVIPCLDVSAGRVVKGVHFENLADAGDPVELAKVYGEQGADELTFLDVSASVEDRGTTMEVVTRTAEQVFIPLTVGGGVRSVEDVARLLGAGADKISVNTAAINRPELLREISTEFGNQVLVLSVDARRVQEDGSSPSGYEVTTHGGRRSAGLDALEWVKQAQDLGVGEILLNSMDHDGTTKGFDLEMTRAVREICSVPLIASGGAGTVEDFVAVAKIGVDAVLAASVFHFGTLTIAQVKDGLRSAGIEVR; encoded by the coding sequence ATGGGCGTTGCGCTTCGGGTTATCCCGTGCCTCGATGTATCTGCCGGTCGAGTGGTCAAAGGAGTCCACTTCGAGAACCTGGCGGATGCTGGGGACCCGGTCGAGCTAGCCAAGGTCTATGGCGAGCAGGGTGCGGACGAACTCACGTTCCTCGACGTCTCCGCGTCGGTTGAGGACCGGGGGACAACCATGGAGGTTGTGACCCGCACGGCCGAACAGGTCTTCATCCCCCTCACCGTGGGTGGGGGCGTCCGCAGCGTCGAGGATGTTGCCCGCCTGCTCGGCGCCGGTGCCGACAAGATTTCCGTCAACACCGCAGCAATCAACCGCCCCGAGCTGCTCCGGGAAATATCGACGGAGTTCGGCAATCAGGTGCTGGTCCTGTCGGTGGATGCTCGCCGCGTCCAGGAGGATGGTTCTTCCCCTTCGGGCTACGAGGTGACCACCCACGGAGGGCGCCGCTCCGCGGGCCTCGATGCTCTGGAATGGGTGAAGCAGGCCCAGGATCTTGGGGTTGGCGAAATCCTCCTCAACTCGATGGACCACGACGGCACAACCAAGGGGTTCGATCTGGAGATGACACGCGCGGTACGCGAAATCTGCTCCGTGCCCCTCATTGCTTCCGGCGGAGCCGGAACCGTCGAGGACTTCGTCGCCGTCGCAAAAATCGGCGTGGATGCGGTTTTGGCGGCTTCCGTGTTCCACTTCGGTACTCTCACCATCGCCCAGGTCAAGGACGGCTTGCGTAGCGCTGGGATCGAGGTTCGATGA
- the hisI gene encoding phosphoribosyl-AMP cyclohydrolase — protein sequence MIVYNDAGLVPAIIQDHESGRVLMMGWMNEEAYTRTTETGRVWFWSRSRQEFWRKGDTSGHRQYVRGIEHDCDSDTLLIQVEQVGAACHTGTRSCFDNRTIEAVTDRDDTNL from the coding sequence ATGATCGTCTACAACGATGCGGGACTGGTGCCCGCCATCATCCAGGACCACGAATCGGGGCGGGTGCTCATGATGGGGTGGATGAACGAAGAGGCATACACTCGAACGACGGAAACCGGCAGGGTCTGGTTCTGGTCCCGTTCCCGCCAGGAATTCTGGCGCAAGGGCGACACCTCCGGCCACAGGCAGTACGTGCGCGGTATCGAACATGACTGCGATTCCGATACTTTGCTCATCCAGGTGGAGCAGGTGGGGGCAGCGTGCCACACCGGAACCCGCTCCTGCTTTGACAATCGAACCATTGAGGCGGTGACTGACCGTGACGACACGAATCTCTGA
- the trpC gene encoding indole-3-glycerol phosphate synthase TrpC, with product MSIISEVKRSSPSKGALANIPEPGDLAVEYQSGGAAAISVLTEKRRFGGSLGDLDRVRQKVSVPVLRKDFVVTEYQIYEARAHGADIVLLIVASLTDEELTSFLALTQELGMTALVEVHDEEEVERALKTNAKVIGINARNLKTLDVDMSVFEKLVSLVPDTIIKVAESGVSGPEDVLAYAKAGADAVLTGEALVKSGNPAQRFPR from the coding sequence ATCTCCATCATTTCCGAGGTTAAGCGCTCCAGCCCCTCAAAGGGCGCTCTTGCCAATATCCCCGAGCCGGGGGACCTGGCAGTGGAATACCAGTCGGGCGGCGCAGCGGCAATCTCCGTCCTGACCGAGAAGCGCCGCTTCGGCGGATCGCTTGGCGATCTTGACCGCGTACGCCAGAAGGTCTCCGTACCGGTTCTGCGCAAGGACTTCGTTGTCACCGAATACCAGATCTACGAGGCCCGGGCCCACGGGGCCGACATTGTGCTTCTCATCGTTGCGTCGCTGACCGACGAAGAGCTCACCTCCTTCCTGGCACTCACCCAGGAGCTGGGCATGACGGCGCTGGTTGAGGTGCACGATGAGGAAGAGGTTGAGCGCGCACTCAAGACGAACGCCAAGGTTATTGGCATCAACGCCCGCAACCTCAAGACCCTCGATGTTGACATGTCCGTATTTGAGAAGCTTGTGTCGCTCGTTCCGGACACGATTATCAAGGTTGCCGAGTCCGGTGTTTCCGGGCCGGAGGACGTTCTCGCTTACGCGAAGGCCGGTGCCGATGCTGTTCTGACCGGCGAGGCACTCGTGAAATCCGGTAACCCCGCGCAGCGGTTTCCGAGATGA